A genomic segment from Paraburkholderia hayleyella encodes:
- a CDS encoding tryptophan--tRNA ligase: MFPDRIFSGMRPTGSLHLGHYHGVLKNWVRLQSEYPCFFCVVDWHALTTHYETPEVIEKNVWDVLIDWLASGIDPAQATLFIQSRVPEHAELSLLLGMSTPLGWLERVPTYKEQIEKLRDKDLSTYGFLGYPVLMAADILLYRASLVPVGEDQVPHVEMTREIARRFNYLYGREADFADKALEAAKKLGGKRSKLYHELRNAYQQEGDDEALEQARAMLQESQSLSLNDRERLFGYLEGTRKIILAEPQALLTEASRMPGLDGQKMSKSYGNTIGLREDAETIAKKVRTMPTDPARVRRTDPGDPDKCPVWQLHQVYTDETTHAWVQKGCRSAGIGCLECKQPVIEGILREQQPMLERAQKYMDDPTLLRAIVADGCDKARRFAVEVMRDVREAMGLSYN, encoded by the coding sequence ATGTTCCCAGACCGTATTTTCTCTGGCATGCGGCCCACCGGGTCGCTGCATCTCGGCCACTATCACGGCGTGCTGAAAAACTGGGTGCGCTTGCAGTCCGAATACCCCTGTTTTTTCTGTGTGGTTGACTGGCATGCGCTCACGACGCACTACGAAACCCCCGAAGTCATCGAAAAAAACGTGTGGGATGTCCTGATCGACTGGCTGGCGTCCGGTATTGATCCCGCCCAGGCGACGCTTTTCATCCAGAGCCGTGTGCCAGAACACGCTGAGCTGTCGCTGCTGCTCGGCATGAGCACGCCGCTGGGCTGGCTCGAGCGGGTGCCGACCTATAAAGAGCAAATCGAGAAGCTGCGGGATAAGGATCTTTCGACCTACGGCTTTCTGGGCTATCCGGTGCTGATGGCTGCCGACATCTTGCTGTATCGCGCCTCGCTGGTGCCGGTGGGCGAAGATCAGGTGCCTCATGTCGAAATGACCCGCGAAATCGCCCGGCGCTTTAACTATCTGTATGGTCGTGAAGCGGATTTCGCCGACAAGGCGCTCGAAGCCGCGAAGAAGCTCGGCGGCAAGCGCTCGAAGCTGTATCACGAACTGCGCAACGCCTATCAGCAGGAAGGCGATGATGAAGCGCTGGAGCAGGCGCGGGCGATGCTGCAAGAATCGCAAAGCCTGTCGCTGAATGACCGTGAGCGTCTTTTTGGCTATCTCGAAGGGACGCGCAAGATCATCCTGGCGGAGCCGCAAGCGCTCCTGACCGAGGCCTCACGCATGCCGGGGCTCGACGGCCAGAAAATGTCGAAATCCTATGGCAACACCATTGGCTTGCGCGAAGACGCGGAAACGATTGCGAAAAAAGTCCGCACGATGCCGACCGACCCTGCGCGGGTGCGCCGTACCGATCCGGGCGATCCGGATAAATGCCCGGTGTGGCAACTGCATCAGGTGTACACCGACGAAACCACGCACGCCTGGGTGCAAAAAGGGTGCCGCTCGGCGGGGATTGGTTGCCTTGAGTGCAAGCAGCCGGTGATCGAAGGCATTTTGCGTGAGCAGCAGCCGATGCTCGAACGGGCGCAAAAGTATATGGACGACCCGACGCTATTGCGTGCGATTGTCGCCGATGGTTGCGACAAGGCGCGCCGTTTTGCCGTCGAGGTCATGCGCGATGTGCGCGAGGCGATGGGGCTTTCGTATAACTGA